In one Solanum lycopersicum chromosome 11, SLM_r2.1 genomic region, the following are encoded:
- the LOC101260300 gene encoding probable pectinesterase 56: MDGLQNWARTKLKRRQFRTIYEVIMQAEALKDFRYEKPDKTTGEDMRGSQDHDGGDGGKGEEQRPHPKKHDTNKSDNKKSGRHGDMERTIEVAKRGGCYICGVQSQLTKEIPYNAVVSTDGIGNFNTTSGAILATPDHNVKPLFINLKNGTYQKYIRVDETKTTIILIREGMNTMIITDNRSFVDGNRTYDTAIVGVAGNGFIAQNITFRNNVGPIKHQAVTLRVDADLVSFYECHFDGYQDTLYVKRQIQSYCDCEIYRTIDFICGDATAVFQNYLIEACTPMARQYNTIIEKHQELELFASGILFQNCTIKATHDLEKSVNVTTYLGRPWGLFSRTVIMESYIDRLIDPRGWVE, encoded by the exons ATGGATGGGCTGCAAAATTGGGCCAGGACGAAGTTGAAACGCCGACAGTTCAGGACTATTTATGAAGTCATCATGCAGGCCGAAGCTTTGAAAGACTTCAGGTACGAGAAGCCCGACAAAACTACAGGAGAGGATATGAGAGGTAGTCAAGACCATGATGGGGGAGATGGTGGCAAAGGCGAGGAGCAGCGGCCACATCCTAAGAAGCATGATACCAACAAGTCTGATAACAAGAAGTCTGGACGTCATGGAGACATGGAGAGAACGATAGAGGTTGCCAAAAGAGGTGGTTGCTACATATGCG GTGTTCAAAGCCAACTAACAAAGGAAATACCTTATAATGCGGTTGTCTCTACAGATGGAATCGGAAATTTCAACACAACTTCTGGAGCAATATTGGCAACACCTGATCACAATGTCAAGCCATTATTCATAAATCTCAAGAATGGCACGTATCAGAAATATATTAGAGTTGATGAAACGAAGACTACTATAATCCTGATCAGAGAAGGGATGAATACTATGATAATAACGGATAATAGAAGTTTTGTTGATGGCAACCGAACCTATGATACCGCAATCGTTG GGGTCGCTGGCAATGGCTTCATAGCTCAAAACATAACTTTTAGGAATAATGTCGGACCCATAAAACATCAGGCAGTGACATTACGAGTTGATGCAGATTTGGTGTCCTTTTATGAATGTCATTTCGACGGGTATCAAGACACCTTGTATGTGAAAAGACAAATCCAGTCCTACTGCGATTGTGAAATCTATCGCACCATAGATTTTATATGTGGTGACGCAACCGCCGTGTTCCAAAACTACTTGATTGAAGCTTGCACTCCAATGGCGAGGCAATATAACACAATCATAGAGAAACACCAAGAACTTGAGTTGTTTGCATCTGGAATACTGTTTCAAAATTGTACTATAAAGGCCACCCACGATTTGGAGAAATCGGTCAACGTCACGACATATTTAGGTCGTCCATGGGGTTTATTTTCTAGGACTGTGATAATGGAAAGTTATATTGATAGATTAATAGATCCTAGAGGATGGGTTGAGTGA